A portion of the Bacteroidales bacterium genome contains these proteins:
- a CDS encoding response regulator — MKNENRIKLFLVDDDALFLKSLEIEFLQHGDFTIETYATGELCMESLSHSPDVIILDYLLDSIDKNAMNGIETLDKIKAFNPDIPVVMLSSQDKIDVAISCMHHRAFDYVVKSETAFIRLQKIITTIFRYQKMEKELNWYMERM; from the coding sequence ATGAAAAACGAAAACAGAATAAAACTTTTCCTGGTTGATGATGATGCCTTGTTTTTAAAATCTTTGGAAATTGAATTCCTTCAACATGGCGATTTTACCATTGAAACATATGCAACGGGCGAACTTTGCATGGAAAGTTTATCACACAGTCCTGATGTGATCATTTTAGATTATCTTCTTGACAGCATTGATAAAAACGCGATGAACGGAATAGAAACACTGGATAAAATAAAAGCATTCAATCCGGATATTCCCGTTGTGATGCTATCCTCCCAGGATAAAATTGACGTGGCAATAAGCTGCATGCATCACAGGGCATTTGATTATGTTGTGAAAAGCGAAACCGCCTTTATACGTTTGCAAAAAATCATCACTACTATTTTCCGTTACCAAAAAATGGAAAAGGAATTGAACTGGTATATGGAGAGGATGTAA